In Magallana gigas chromosome 1, xbMagGiga1.1, whole genome shotgun sequence, the sequence TTATCATATGAAAggcaatacatataaaaatcaaatgtgGCGAAATTGCCTATGGATTATATTGATTTAGTTGAAGAGTAAAATGAGGAAAACTAGGAGAACTTGTTGATGGCATCCATGAATCTCTATGTAACAAACAAATCGAAAATTACAATACCTTATATGATTTTTCAGTGAAcgatcttttttttatcattgttggtttgtacaatttattgtattttcaaaagttttcaaACAACGATATTCTTACAGATTACATATTGTTGTTGCGTTTCAAAAACACAACAACACtatagtttttattatttcatctaTCATTGAAAATCTACAACGCCATCTGCTGCTTTGTAATGCGTGATGATAAACGGGTAAACTGGCCGGTAAACGACTAAAAAAAGAATgtctttatataaataaatagtcTTTATGACTTTATATTATTAGAtctgaaaacaattaaatatttgtatttgctgagGTCCagtattttgttgaatttttttttagtgatggCATACCAAATTTGtgtgatataaaaaaagaaatatacaatgATAGTTATGTACTATAGTAAACACTTACAGGGgtgtttaatccataaaaaagtgttgaggactaaattttattttgtttgtttcagaTTAATGATATTTCCTTTAATAATTCAATTAAGCATCAGCTATATTTGCAAATCATTATTTTCCCCTTTAAATCGATTTCTTAATATAATAAGTTAATATGTTCAAACATGGAAATGTTCATTTCAGTCTGTTCTTCGGGATATTCTCTGGAAGTTTCCTTAGTCTTAGATATATCTTTCTCAACATAACAATCGCTAGGAGGAAACAAATAAACGGCTATTTTTATTCATGTTGTGATCATGTTTTGCTTGATATAAGTACTTCACAAAACATGCACACCTacattttctctttattctagtaattgacatttttaaacattacacgtacaatatatatcattaccaatgttctgaaaaaaaagttaaacacaATTAGCCTTTGTTTCTTTTAAGGTGATACATTTTACAGGATCAGAAAACAAGTGATTAGACATGAGGAAAAGTGTTTGACACCAGCGATATTAAACTTACCATGTTGCCTCGTAAGGTCATgtatgaatgaaattaaaaaatgacgCATTTATGTGCGTTTAAAATTCAAGTTATTTGCATTCAATATCTTGAAATGCGAAACTCAAGTTTGATGTCTTAAAAAAGatgaatataaagaaaaaatgaagaagAGAAGATGCCCAGAAAAAAGTTCCCTAAAATATGCATTCATTTAAATTAGGTTTATCAACCTCTACAAGGATATGAAGGATCGGCCCTTAAAACGCTAGATATCCTTAAGATATCTTAAGAAAAACCCATAATTTCTCAACACGTCCTTGGAATGataagagctttcatttaacatttaaaagagTGACATCCATATCTAACTTGATTAAAAAAAGTCTAACCCTTCAAAAAGAATCCGTACAGATTCCAAAAAACATGCTTCATTGTCGAATATCCACTCAAGTCTAAGCTCACCTTCTGAAATTCAGCTGGAATATCTTCTCGTTGTTCGCAACGAAATCGCGTCTaggttttctttcttttagcAGCCAAAGAGCACGCAATGAAAATTAACCTATTCGTACTTTCAAATTCATTATGaaaagttaatttttgtttatttcatgtttCTGTTATATTTCTGTCTATTcacatattaaaacattttccccattgatataaaatatatttggtaTTGCAGTCAACGAAGatatacaaacaaaacattgtaaatattcgATACGGTTCAGAGGAAAGTTCTTACTTTTTTTAACGTCTGTGTCCCTTTCAGCCATGAAGACATCTAGAATCACAAAAACCATCTACAGTGTTACAACCATTACATCTTTTGTTGCATTTGTTGGTACAATTGAAACAAACTATCTATATGTCTATCCATCTATCTGGATCGATTAATTCACCGATAAATCGAATATTCCTCTTTTTCTGTCTTCGTTCTGTTTTAGTGTCGATAAATATCTATCTATCATCACGTCAACTTGTACAAATTCTGTTCAGGGGCACAGTACAtgttttttctcttaaaaactaATTTCATTTACAAAGGAGTTGAAAGTCAATATATTCAAACGcacgtgataaaaaaaaaatataggtacTAGATGAATTACCTAATTCACACTGGTGTCCTCTATACTTTGGTTTACAACCCTGACAGATGCCCGTCTCTATGTGACAGTACTGACAGTTAATATCTGGACAGGGAGAGGAACAGTTAATTCCATAGTATCCATTTGTAGGGCATCCTGAAATAATACATTGCAATATCTAGctttaaataagaaaattatataagaacataacaactttttaaattgttacGCTCGAAAATATATACGATGCATTATTCAAGATATAGACATGTCTTTCTCACAAAACTTTGCTCTTGAATTCCTATGTactgataatatatatatatatatatatatatatatatatatatataaatatatatatatatatatatatatatatatatatataaatatatatatatatatatatatatatatgtatatgtatcaatactctttaaactattttaacTGCAATTTAAATGTCACATTCATCCTCATTTTAAACCTTGTATAAGTTGACCGTACATGTCAGGCACCTGGTgctaaacaaaatcattttttgtgtgTGCAAAAATCagtattaaaaatgaataaaacattttgtatttttgttatgTTATTAAGTCaaattataaacatgtttgTTTAAAGTCGCTGACATcattctaaaaataaagaaaaggtttattttttcttctctaGTGTTTAGAGGCAATATCAATACAGATAAAACCAGGGTTTTGGggtaccaaaaaaaaagaaatatatgtttGAAAAAGTAGCCTGTTGACCGGTTTAAGCACGATAAGTGTTATTAAGTAAGGTTGAACAAAACCTTGAAATGATaatatcataattttgaaatacgGCTCAGGTgggataaaaaataataaaaaaaagataaatatagaGATACATCAATGAATAAAGTAAACACTCACCATACACTTCAACCTCGCATAAGTTGATTTGGGTATGTGCAGAATAATCTATTGGGTATGAACCATTCAACAGTCTTTCGTTGTAGTATATGACGTATTGACCAGGTATGGAACAGTTTGTGGTGAACACAGCAGGGATGGTGCGTTTCGTAAAATTGTTGTCTTTGAAACATAAAATTCCCTGTGATATATCAGTTGTATTTGACACATACAAGGAGAATCCCAGAAAAGACGACGTGTATGGATTAGAGAGTCCTGAAATGAACAGCGCAGAAAAAGATTCAGGTACCGTGATAActattacacacacacacacacacacacacacacacacacacacacacacacatatatatatatatatatatatatatatatatatatatatatatatatatatatatatatatatataatccaaaatgagtgaaaggtgatatcacacagtataaataatcaaaaaagaaaaagaaaatgaacagttccaaagtttctattcactagcgctttctggatttacatccttcttcaggtgaacgtTTAATGCAATATGCACGCCCATAATATTGTGACAAAGGAACTTGCATGATACAATATAAAGGAATCGAACAGTGTGCTACAACTTTAAGCAAacgttcacctgaagaaggatgtaaatccagaaagcgctagtgaatagaaactttggaactgttcattttcttttttgattttatatatatatatatatatatatatatatatatatatatatatatatatatatatatatataagatgcAAATTAATAgcaatgaaataattaaaaactcaATATAACCTGAAAAACATGCATCAAGTATAACAAATGATTTGCTTATAGTTGTAGCACACTGTTCGATTCCTTTATATTGTATCATGCAAGTTCCTTCGTCACAATATTATGGGCGTGCATATTGCATTAAAACCAATTCAagttatattcaaatttaaacaaactaatgtTAATAGGTCAATTAACTTTGACAGTAACtcaaattcaaaacttttaaaacgcTGATTCATTCCACAATGATACGATTTTTAATGATGCAATATgttaatatgttcattttgatgtATTCGACTCACACCAAAGTGTGCACAGATGTCAACGAGTCTATGTTGCACATTTTGTTTTCCTATAAATTTGTAggaaaaaacaaacagaaaccaaacaaacaaacaagaagTTCCTAATATGACTTTACCCCATGGAAAATTGCCTGTCATAAAGTAGATGGTGATGTGATGGATGCTGAGGATGTTAGTCAGGTTCACCCACCATGTGGGAGTTTCTTCATAGAATGAATATACACACTGTCCTCCATTCCAGGTCAGATCTGCCTTCAGTCCGTCTACAGCATTGCCTGAGTCATAGGTGTCGTCCCCAGGTATATATGGGAACTTCTGGTATGTCGGTTTATTTAGAGCCACATtaactgtaaataaaacacCCCACTGTACACAAACTTGTTATCGGATAGTGATCAAGTAGCAATGTGATATGTTCGTCTATACAGATGCAATATTTAggtttgttatattcagtagtataatCTCACTATTTATCTCTATATACACGAATAGACAAtgattgtaatattagctcttccgaaaaatattgacatttcaatatattttatatttatttgaattaatcgtttctgatttgttgatttgtaaACGGTGACGTAAATAAATCTTCGCGACCCAAAAACAATGATAAATCTCGAAAACGGACAAATCTGTTTGAAGAGTGCAATTAGGGAAAAATACGTTATATCACCAAGTAAGTCGATTTCATTACgtaactaaaatattttttatagtatTGTCATTACTTCAGAATGTATACTGTCGAAACATATATGAATCATTTGTGCAGTTGCCTTAGTATCTGTGGATGCGATAGTCCATTTTAGCTAACAAGGCATGTAACACTCTCGCATAAGTAATCCACCTTGTGTTcgacagtatataaatagttaaaaatttcaacaaaGAAGAACAAGAACGGTCGAcaacaaaggggggggggtattgaaAAACGCTTAAATCTTAAGTTTtccccttttaaaaatatttgacttGAGAAAACTCTACGACCgacaaaaatgtttgaataagtTGAAAACAAGGttttcttttagaaaaaaaataacttttcgTGAGGTATGCTTGTCCATTTAACTCGCAAAATAATCCACTATTTCTATCTTCGTCACACCACTTCTTTGGATACTTCATTTATGCTGCTTTTTTTCCGGTCAGACAGTAGAATCCAAAGCTAGAAACATCGTTTTAAGATTACCACATACATAATAGGCTTTCTTTTTAGCACGGACAAAATCTTTTCACACACTCTAAACGATTTATATATCCAAGATGGACGGTAAGACTTACAAGAACACCAGAACTGTCATGAACGAGTGAGTCAAGTATTGAATGACTCATTACTCAACAATGAATTAACGTTCTTTCTCCTGCTGACTTGTAAGCAGCTGACATCATATTAATACCTCAATGTGATCACTTGATAGAAACAACTGAAAATCCTGTTTGTCTACCAAATATGTCCGGAAATATTACAGatgcaacttaaaaaaaaaattccgccCAATAAAGATGACCATGATAAACATTTATTAacatcattttgttttgtttaaaatgatcttttataaacaaaattgaaaaagatataCATGGATATAATCAAGTTACGTTTAAATTTGCTTAATGTACATATCATCCCTTTTGGTTAAAAGGGGtaattttaaagagacagtacggcgcatcttataaaaaaaacccgactAGAAAACAATATCCGAatgggttcggtatttttgtactacttatgaatgtataaaattttagaaaattacgaagttctccatgaaataaatctaattatttcattaaaattaataattacgtataacctatcacatatctacatcgcaacgtgttacggggttcagccttctatactattattCATGCATATGTATTGTAAACAAATCACATGCGGGGCTTCTGATGATTCTCctggacatgtttgttgataaagaTATGTTTTTTCTACTTCTCTcaggtaataattgttcaaaatttttacataaccacaattattattttgtaagcatgtaatTTTCGTGTGTATCATAGGAGTTTtacaacctaaattcatttGTGTAATTGAGGCCTCTTCAAGggttatttgatatatttatgtcAGTTCATATTAGAATGAAccgaaattggtaaaccatttacAAATTATCGAGTAAGTGACGATGTGTTCCGTTTAAAAATCCCTCTAACCTCGTATAccatgatgaccgtagtcggacggagatcttgtagttttcagcacgtatcaattactgtcaatcaaagcccacgtggtacaaataaacgatatatgTACGACCCTTTAATTCCCGGAACTTTATATTTACGTTAATtaggtatgtgaaagggatttttgtGTACTTCAGCTATTACCAtgaacgttatttcttatttcctaacgatacaatgggtaaatctgaagttattcacacgtGTTTTCAGCTATACTGTCTCTTTAGTATTACTTACTGTgaagtaaatatttaaagaactgTACATACCGTAGCATTGAGACAACTCTAATACACATAGATATAACAGCAAAGTCAATGAAGTTATTATGGCAGTAGAATACATTTTCACAAGTCATTTGGAGAAGATGTAGACGGCAAACATTCTCTCACATACCATACAAAAATCCCCTTTAATTTTAAACCGGAACTCTCTACATAATCACAAATCATGGAGATTTTACCCCCTTTTTAAATGTAATCTCGACAATTTGTCATAAGTGCATCTTATGCTAACGTGTGTTTTTTCCGTTTTCTTAGAATAAGTCGTATAAAAACAATTGGGGATAAGGAGACACCAAGTGGTTGttgaaacaatataaaaataattaacaccACAGTAACGCAAGAAAGTTGATTGTATGTATTATGTTTTTGGGCTGTGCCTGTCCAAGCGACTATCCTTGTGAGGTCCTGGAGCTTGTCTGTCTGGTGGGGTAGGAGGGAAAATGCAGAGAATTTACGGTGTGCCGCTAAAGGGGGAGAGGGGGGTATTCCTGCCTGGCTTCCTCAAAACTTATCCTCATTCGTGTTACCGTGTCGGGAAGGCACCATAGCTCTCACGTTAAAGCTTTCAATTCATTACTTTGAACCACATAGGACATATGACAACAATATGTGTTTGATAGATATAGAGCAAAATGCTCAGAGATAGCAAACAGACGCCACAGCACAAAGAAAGTgaatatgtcattttttttcgaAGTAGTTGTCTCGTGGCTCCAATTTTGCAAAAAGTGTTAGTAACgattataaaatcattacaaaagAATTAATGAACATTTAGGACATAACTTATTAAACAGCCCTGGTAACAACTCaatgtttttacaaatattttaaaattttatagatgataatttatctcttttctgatattttaataaaaaaaatatataaacatatactgtaaaccaacttttattcatgaCAGCTTTATTTTGTGATATACCAGAGATGAACTGGTTCGCATCAGCTTTTATTTACACGATCAAGATGTAGATTATATGGATTATAAAATACCATAGACCTTTGAGGACTGTTTCGCGGCGAGAAGTATTTTCAACAACAGATACATTTCTCGCACACGAATTAACGTTGATTTACAGTTTTGATATGCTAGTTTTTTGATAACAAAACTTAGAATGTTAGCCACTCCGTCTTCAAAGAACTGT encodes:
- the LOC117687581 gene encoding uncharacterized protein, coding for MYSTAIITSLTLLLYLCVLELSQCYVNVALNKPTYQKFPYIPGDDTYDSGNAVDGLKADLTWNGGQCVYSFYEETPTWWVNLTNILSIHHITIYFMTGNFPWGLSNPYTSSFLGFSLYVSNTTDISQGILCFKDNNFTKRTIPAVFTTNCSIPGQYVIYYNERLLNGSYPIDYSAHTQINLCEVEVYGCPTNGYYGINCSSPCPDINCQYCHIETGICQGCKPKYRGHQCELDVFMAERDTDVKKSKNFPLNRIEYLQCFVCISSLTAIPNIFYINGENVLICE